Proteins from a single region of Amycolatopsis sp. CA-230715:
- a CDS encoding DoxX family protein, with product MSKRRALFLAGFLASAGTLHFAAPKQFDALVPRELPGSPRLWTQASGVAELGLAATIANPKTRRFGGLAAALFFVGVLPGNVKMAVDYDRKRKPLPARAIAWGRLPLQWPLVLWALKVRDEA from the coding sequence ATGTCGAAACGTCGTGCGCTCTTCCTGGCCGGTTTCCTCGCCTCGGCCGGGACACTGCACTTCGCGGCGCCCAAGCAGTTCGACGCGCTGGTCCCGCGCGAACTCCCCGGCTCACCACGCCTCTGGACGCAGGCGTCCGGCGTCGCCGAGCTGGGTCTTGCCGCCACGATCGCCAACCCGAAGACCCGCCGCTTCGGCGGCCTCGCGGCAGCGCTGTTCTTCGTCGGCGTGCTGCCCGGCAACGTCAAGATGGCCGTCGATTACGACCGCAAGCGCAAACCGCTCCCCGCGCGAGCGATCGCCTGGGGCAGGCTCCCGCTCCAATGGCCCCTCGTCCTCTGGGCCCTGAAGGTCCGCGACGAGGCCTAG
- a CDS encoding potassium channel family protein has product MIKRIPLGERLSEQPDHTLVGVIKMPETAVSPMRSIVKRVLGALLALLATVLIVYLDRDGYRDANGDGLSFLDSLYYSTVSLSTTGYGDIAPATASARLVNVLVITPLRVLFLIVLVGTTLEVLTERSRQAFRIQKWRHKVRDHVVVVGFGTKGRASVKTLLGDEDVEPNQIVVVDTDQQALDAASALGLVTVHGSATRSDVLRVAGVQRARAIVVATNRDDSAVLVTLTARELAPNAHIVASVREAENVHLLKQSGANQVVISSETAGRLLGMATSTPLVVDMVEDLLTPESGLAIAERQVEPSEEGGSPRHLPDIVLGLVRDGALYRVDAPQADAIEPGDRLLYVRKVTQSERIES; this is encoded by the coding sequence ATGATCAAGCGCATCCCGCTGGGGGAGCGGCTGAGCGAACAGCCGGACCACACGCTCGTCGGCGTCATCAAGATGCCGGAAACCGCGGTCAGCCCGATGCGGTCGATCGTCAAACGCGTGCTCGGCGCGTTGCTGGCGCTGCTGGCGACCGTGCTGATCGTCTACCTCGACCGCGACGGCTACCGCGACGCCAACGGTGACGGGCTGTCCTTCCTGGACAGCCTGTACTACTCGACGGTGTCCCTGTCGACCACCGGCTACGGTGACATCGCGCCGGCCACCGCGTCGGCGAGGCTGGTCAACGTCCTGGTCATCACCCCGCTGCGCGTGCTGTTCCTGATCGTCCTGGTCGGCACCACCCTCGAGGTGCTCACCGAGCGGTCGCGGCAGGCGTTCCGCATCCAGAAGTGGAGGCACAAGGTGCGAGACCACGTCGTGGTCGTCGGTTTCGGCACGAAGGGGCGCGCGTCGGTCAAGACGCTGCTCGGCGACGAAGACGTCGAGCCGAACCAGATCGTCGTCGTCGACACCGACCAGCAGGCACTGGACGCGGCGAGCGCGCTCGGCCTGGTCACCGTGCACGGCTCGGCCACCCGTTCCGACGTGCTGCGGGTCGCCGGTGTGCAGCGCGCGCGGGCGATCGTGGTCGCGACCAACCGGGACGACTCGGCCGTGCTGGTCACGCTGACCGCGCGCGAGCTCGCCCCGAACGCGCACATCGTCGCGTCGGTGCGCGAGGCCGAGAACGTGCACCTGCTGAAGCAGTCCGGCGCGAACCAGGTGGTCATCTCCAGCGAGACGGCGGGCCGCCTGCTCGGCATGGCCACCTCGACCCCGCTCGTGGTCGACATGGTCGAGGACCTGCTCACCCCGGAGTCGGGCCTCGCGATCGCCGAGCGCCAGGTCGAGCCGTCGGAGGAAGGCGGTTCGCCCCGGCACCTGCCCGACATCGTGCTCGGCCTGGTCCGCGACGGCGCGCTGTACCGCGTCGACGCGCCGCAGGCGGACGCGATCGAACCGGGCGACCGGCTGCTCTACGTCCGCAAGGTCACGCAGTCCGAACGCATCGAAAGCTGA